Sequence from the Phragmites australis chromosome 6, lpPhrAust1.1, whole genome shotgun sequence genome:
gagaggtttgatttttaaaatatcattTTCCGCTAAAACCCCCATGATCGGAAGATCATTGAAAGCTGagcaagatccctatagacctagagaaaaGAGGGAGGAAGTATTAAGACCGGAATTCCCAATACAGCTTAGAGCCCACTAGAAGACATCGGAAGGGCGTGAATGATGTTCTGCGTTACTTGCAAAGTAACAAAGATTTGGGTCTattctacagaaagaattaGGACCTGAGTCTGTTTGGATACGCAGATGCTATGTATATATCAGACTCGCATAGCGAAATCATAGACTAACTATGTTTTTCTATATGGTGGAATTACAATATCTTAAAAATCGTCAAAGCAAAGACTTGTATCTATTTCGATGAACCACTCGAAAATAATAACTTTATACGAAGCCGCACAAAGATGTGCATAGATTAAAAGAATGATCAATCATATACAACAGTCGTGCGGTTTAAACACTATTAACACCCCATCATTATTCATAAAGATAGTGTTGTACAAGTACAATCTAGATATACGGAAAGCTACTTAACGAAGTATATCAACCTAAGTTTTtatatgctcatgaattgcataaggtGAATGAAATAGAGGTAATACATACCAAGTCATGTAAAAAATCTtgtagatttattcactaagtttATCCAtgtatctagttttgaaagatttGTTCGTGGTATTGAAATGATGAGGCTTAGAGGGTTGTACATTTCAAGAGGAGATTTTTCACATAATACTAATATGTgaaattaaatcttagtcaagaataTTAAGTACCCAAAATTAATCATAAAGGttatatgaagcattttggatgaattgtattctttttttttagatgagTTTTCCTGAAATTTCTCATATTAAGTTTGTTAATAAGACAATTCGTGTGACCATATCGTGagctatgtattttttttttcaatttttcttacTGGGTTTTAAGGGGTTTTGATAATACATATGTATTTTACGAGAAGtgtcaaaaagaaaatattaggAAACCTAGAGTTTCACAATCGAATATGAACCGTCTAGATCTAATGAAAGATTCGATTATATTTCTTAGAGTTTTTTACACTATATATCCAATATAAAACTCTTCaatataaatacaaataaataaataatagacagtcttttatgttttcctttacaattatttttttaaagatagcAGCAACAGTTTCTCAATACTATTCTCGCCGAAAGCGGCATCGGCGCACGGggagccagccagccagccagccacgCGCTTTCGCGTCCTGTGCTCGCGGCTCACGGTTTTTCGCCGGCACGATCCAACAATGTAGCTGCATCTCACAAAGGTACATGGATAAAATCGGTACCGGCGCACAATCGTAGTGGCCTGACTGGATCGTGAATGTATTTATACCGAATTTAAGATCAAGTTGTCAGACTACCTTTTCAACTTTAAAGTTAGCAAGATTATATAGTTCTATAATTAAATTCTAGCCCGTTAGTTTACTTGTGACCGTCCATAGATTACATTTCATATCCCAAAATATTGGTCAAAGATGAATTGTTTGAGCCATAATGTAGCAGTTTTTCACTATTCACTTTCCTACTATATGCAATTGCTCTTTTGATGTATTCTTGCAGTACAACAGTGGTCAATCTCATAGTAATAACACGCATGCTGTCATGCTCAACATATTTTTCACTTGAACTCCCCAGGATTACACATGATATGCTGCGACCAGTGCCTTCGGACGTGGTGGTGCACGGTCACCAAACTAGAAAATTTCTGTACGCTAAGTAGTTTATTTTGATAatataaaacaattaaaattaAGAACATTACTTTAGAATTATATATGTGTGCAGCACCATCAATTTTCCTCTGGCTTCACCCCTGATGGCGACGACAGTGGTTGGGGATCCACCAATGTCCAGCGTAATTATCCACTAAATAATCGACCAATCAGTTTTATAATCTCCACACTGCAGATTTTAAAATTAAGCAGCACGCTGCCAGCACGATCAGAAAAACAACGCGAGCATGCGACATTCTGTAGCATCACGAGACCGGCCGAACCCAACACGCGTCAAACTAAATCGGTACACCTCCAAAAACCCGCGGGCCCCACGGGCATTGATTTACCAGTTCAGCTGCACCACCCCCGCATCCCCTCTCTTCCACCGACAGTGGGACCTACGGGATCTGGCCACCTGTCATCCAAACAACCCAGCCCCCTAATCCCCGCCTCTATTTATTTATACGAGGGTTGAGCGAGTAGCTAGTGTTAGTGTTGCCGCGGAGCAACTCGCGTCCCGTCCCGTCCATCTCTCTCGCGTCCCGTCCCGTCCATCTCTCTCGCCCTCCGTTCCGTTCCGTGACGCGTGGGCGGTAAGAGATCCGGAGCGAAACGGCCAAGGACTCGCTCGATTGCTAGTTGGTTTGGTGTTGCTGCTCTCTCTTCACTCTCGCGCTGCATTACTCGTGTGATGGTGAGGAGGCAGTAGCGCTCGGTGGAGGGGCGGAGCAGCGCAGCGCAGCGCAGGCCATTGCGGAATTGCTCGCTGCGGCCCAGTGGCGGTCCTCGTGTCGCGCTCCATGCGGCTCTGGTGCGGCTCGTGAGATCCGCAAGCAGCAAGCATGTCGCGGCCGCTGTACAGGGGGGCGTCGGGGATCGGCGGCAAGCCGGCGGCGGTGGACGAGGCGCACTACGACCCCAAGGAGCCCAGCGAGAACGGCATTGGCGCGTGCGGACGGGGCGGCGCGCGGAAGCGGCACCTCACAGCAGCGGCGGTTAAGATCGGGGTCCTGGtgctcgcggcggcggcgctcgtgGGGTCCGTCGCGTGGGCGGGGTCGCTCTACGCGGGCCgcggggcggcggcgcgcgcggccgcggccgcggcgcacCGAGGGTACCGGCGGTTGCAGGAGCAGCTGGTCACGGACCTGCTCGACATCGGCGAGCTCGCGGGCGGCGGTGCCCGCGCCAAGGAGGCGGAGGTGTGCCCGTCTGAGTACGAGAACTACGTGCCATGCTACTACAATGTGACGGACGCCGTCGACGTGTCGGATCTGGGGGGTGGCGTCGTGATTAGCTACGAGCGCCAGTGCACGCGCGACGGCAGGGTCGCTTGCCTCGTCGCGCCGCCGCGGAGCTACCGGATCCCCGTGCGGTGGCCCAGCGGCAGGGGGTTCATTTGGAAGGACAACGTGCGGATTAGCGGGCAGGAGTTCTCGTCAGGGAGCCTGTTCAAGAGGTGTGTGAACAAAGATCTGTTCCTCTGGTAAATTTCGAGGTGGTCGTTTGGTCTACTGGTTGTGAATTTGGTGGTTCCTTGTTGTGAACAggatgatggtggaggaggACCAGATCTCCTTCCCGTCGGATGCGCATATGGCCGACGGTGTGGAGGATTATGCCCATCAGATTGCCGAGATGATTGGGCTGCGGAATGAGTTCAATTTCAATGAGGCTGGGGTGAGCTGTTGCCATTTCTTTTAAGTTTTAACCTACGCTGTTAATTTATTTGACTTTCGTATCTAGTGAATGCATATCCGGAACTAGCAGAAGTGAAAGTATAGAACTGAACCAATGCCATTTCTGTCAATGAGGTGTCACTCTTTGGTACAAAATCTAAATCTTAAAAGAGAGACACTCTTGCTAGTGCTCTTTGTCAACATCCTACGAATATTGCTGGCTTCTGCCAGGATTTTCCATCTTGTTTACCTGCATTTTTTAGTGGTtgcatggggggggggggtatttcCGTTGAGCATTTGTTTAAGCACATAATGATTGCTCAGTTTTTTTAATAACAGTATTTCATTGGTTAAGTTGTTGCCCTGTCTAATTTATCCGTTTAAGACGAATTTTCTATGTCGTGATTTATTATTCCGAAACACTTGTCTGTGGTGGTCTTTCCACTTGACGTTGCTTTAGAAATTTTGCATGGCGAGTGAGCTGGGTGGAAAGTCCTGGTCTATTTCCACTTAATTTGACCTTTGGAAGCTATACATACCCAATGTGCTAGAAAGTGTATATGTGGTTTCCTTTCTATGCTGCAAAAGTTTGTTGGTAGGACCGTAGGATCTCCACTATGATCCATTATGTAAAACACAGTTGGAGACATCTTGTAGTATCACTTATGCTCTAATCTGCTACTCTAAGGCTTGGATAATTGTTAGGTTTACAGAAACTCTAATTACATTCCTTTCTGATGGTGTTTCTTGCCATGCCGTTTTCAGGTTAGGACAGCCCTTGACATAGAATGTGGATTTGGTACATTTGGAGCACATCTTTTTGAGAGAGATCTGTTGACCATGTGCATTGCTAACTATGAGGCATCAGGCAGCCAAGTGCAAATTACACTAGAGAGAGGCATTCCCGCAATGATCGGCTCGTTTGCATCGAAGCAGCTTCCATATCCCTATCTTTCCTTTGATATGGTGCATTGTGCGAAATGTAACATCGAATGGGACAAAAATGGTATGTGTTAATCATCTCTTTTCATGTGTCTTAACTCTCATTGACTGAAATGCTATGCAGCAATATCATATGTTATATAATCTGCACATGTAAAGATTTGTATAAATGTCTAGCTGAGGACTACATGTTCAAGGACATACAGTTGTGGGTTACTTCATTTGACTTGTAATCTTTGTCACTGCCAATTTGCGTATGTAGAATTTATGTTGAGGTGGATTTTTATGGTAATTTGGTACTTTTGGATGATGATTTAAAGTAGTATCTCTTACTAAATACCGCTTTACTCTGTAATTTTGTAGATGGCATTTTCTTGGTTGAAGTGGACAGGCTTTTGAGGCCTGATGGATACTTTGTCTGGACATCGAATTTGAATACACATAGAGCCTTGCGTGACAAAGAAAACCAAAAGAAATGGACAACCGTTCGTGACTTCGCTGAGGGCCTTTGTTGGGAGATGCTGTCACAACAAGATGAGACAATTGTGTGGAAAAAGACAAATAAAAGGGACTGTTACAGTTCTAGGTATTGTACCGCATGTCAATACCTACATACTTTATAATTGATTTATGTGCTGACCAGCGATTAACTTACACTCTTGTCTTACAGAAAATCTGGGCCTGAACTTTGTGGTAAAAGCCATGATCCAGAATCACCATACTACCAACCACTAAACCCCTGCATAGCAGGAACAAGAAGTCGGCGTTGGATTCCCATTGAACATCGCACAACTTGGCCATCTCAGGCTAGACAAAACTCAACAGAACTTGACATACATGGTAAGTATTTGGCTACATAATGCTATTGgacaaaacaagcaaacaaataaataaagttGAAAAGATGTGAGCGATTCAATGTTCAAATGTTTCTCTGCCTTGCATTAAGAACCTTCTAAATCATCAGGCGTGAATTCAGAAGCCTTTGCCGAGGATACTGCAAATTGGGACTCCATGGTGCGGAACTACTGGTCTTTGCTGTCTCCGCTTATATTTTCAGATCATCCAAAGAGACCTGGTGATGAGGACCCACAGCCACCATTTAACATGCTAAGGAATGTTTTAGATATGAATGCTCACTTTGGTGGATTTAATGCTGCTTTACTGAAGGCTGGAAAGTCTGTATGGGTGATGAATGTTGTTCCGACGAATGCCCTGAACTATCTACCGCTAATATTTGACCGTGGGTTTATTGGGGTTCAACATGACTGGTAAGTAACAATCCATGATCTTTTTTTCTGTCTGGagttttttctttctgtttcaGTTGTATACTCCGCTAATGCTAAATCTTGAATTCCTTTCTTGATAAAATTTCCCATATTGCACCTCATATGTACATGCATACAGTCATAACTCACAAATGTCAATAAAAACAAAATTCATATGGAAAAATTGTTGCTGGAACCATATCATCCTCAATTTTGCGTAGTTCTGTTAGATTACACAGAGATTGATGCATATGCAAAACATCAAATTTATGGAGAGTTTTTGGCATGTTGATCTTCGGATCAACCTTCAATTAATTCATGCGTGGCCAAACATTTGTTTAGGTGTGAAGCATTTCCAACTTACCCACGGACATATGATATGGTGCATGCTGATGGCTTGCTATCACTTGAGAAGAGCCACAAGCATAGATGTTCTACTCTTGACATATTCTTGGAAGTTGATCGCATCCTACGACCAGAGGTAAGCCAATTTTGCTAATTATACCGATATGGAAATGGATCATTCAGTCACGAATCATGTCTATAACTCACGTCTAAAGGTTCTTGGATGCATGTGGAGCATAAACAATAACATTGTCCTGTTTGGGTGTTTGTGGTTCTAAATGACAGAATGATTCATATGTTGCTACTTTAattagtgttgtttcttaactgTGTTATATGGAACATTCACATGAGAAATATTAACTTGGTTTAGTTTCTTGAAAACTTTGCCCTTGGTTGGCCATATACTTTGGCAAGGCAATCATTCTGGTCATGATCTATTGGTAACGCAAACTCTACCACTGAAGATGTTGATATCTGGTTTtgcaatgaaaaataaataacctTTGCTATACTTTATTTACTGTATAGCTATAATGAACAACTGTCGTTACCCATGATGAAGACATGCAGCAGAACGATCAGAAGCATTTGCATACTTCCACACATATGTGAAGCACTACTTGCATCAGTCATAAGATTACTCATGTACATGTGTTGTCTAAAATTTTTCTACTTGTTTGATGCTGATGCAGGGCTGGGTCATAATCCGTGACACTGCCCCTCTTATTGAAGCCACAAGATCTGTCGTTACTCAACTAAGGTGGGATGCTCGTATTTTAGATCTTGACATAGCTAGTGATGAAAAGCTACTGGTCTGTCAGAAGCCCTTTCTCAGAAAATAAGGAGCACAGTATACATTGACACAAGATATGAacttatcccccccccccccacatacTGTTATGATTAAATTCTGAACACAACTGAGTACCGGAACACCAGAGGGTCAGGTAACTTGTCATGCATCGTCATGGAACCACAAGGTGCCATTGGACTGATCGGGCAAGTGCATGCTGCAGAAAACAGGCTTGGTGGCTAAGCTTTCCAGGCCAAGGTTTAATTGCCAGGATATAGAGATGAAGCCATCAAAGTTATTTGAGTAGCAAAAAACCATATTCAATAAAGGGATGATGCTGCGGTGTACATAATCGCGGCCAATGTGCCATATAGGTATAATTAATTTTTCCCTCattacatttttctttttgtaacTGTACCCATTTGTTTTTGTATCTTGTATGTAAATTGGTCGGTCTATATACTTGTCATCCCAGATTACAGCCCAATGAAATCAATATAATTATTTGGAGATGAATGATAAGCAAAAGCAAACTGTACCTATTCTGTTATAGGTTTCCACCTCTatttctgtatttctgaattTTGTACATCGTCCAGAACAAGTGTGGTATCTTCATGATTCAATAAGTCTACCTGGCTACTTATCAGAAGGATGTGTCAAGAATTATTCTTTCTGCTAATTCACTACAGCTTTAGGCCAGTTTTGCATTTGATAGCGGTTAGCCCCGGAGCTATTGAGAAAAATGGGTGAAGCTATTGAGGTGAGTTGGTGTTGCTCTGTGGTTTCTGTCTGCCATGCTTCTGTGCAGGGTGGAGCGTCCAGTTCATGTTGGTTGTAGTTGCTACAATATCTGCCACAACCAAATGGGCGATGGCTTTGTGATAGTGATGTGCCGCCTTAATCCGAAGAAATTGACATATCATTCCTCTATGGTTCCAtccgtttttttttttgcctgctTGTAATATGTGAACTCTGTAATGCTCAGCATAAATCCACTCAAAAACAGTAAAAGCAGATCAGAGCACACTGCATGAGATCTTCAAAGTTATAGCAGCACATCGACTTCTAATCCAAATTTTGCTTCTGTTAGCTATGGTTGAAAGTGGTGATTTTGAGAAAGACTTTGCTTTCTAGCGTTATCTTTGCAACGCACGCTTGATTACGAATCGCAATTCCATTATTCGCCAGCTGGGATTGGCATAATCTTATGTGACAGGTCATCTGAGCCCCAAAACTGATTGGTTCATTCTTTCCTCTTCCCGTGGCTCAGTTCGATTCCATCAACTATTTTTTCTCTAATCTTGTACCATAATTCAGTCTGATTGGTCCAAATATCAACCAGCTGATGCTGTGGCATGGATTATCCATCCGGGCACTCCAGCAAAAGCACTATAGCAACAATCATTCTCGAATCAAGTGCCGTTCTTTACCTCTTTTGACATAGATACCAGATGCAAAGGGTGGTTTTGGTGTTCCGAATTTCATCTAGTCTTGCAGTCTTGTTTAGTGGATACAGAAACGTATTTAATTATTTgtatctattatttttatttgtattaGTGGATACAAATATACCTCCTGTCTGAGTGGATGCAGCCTTTGCATTCACTTATACATACGGTTTCACttatcagtatcataaaatattttttatctgtGACTAATTACAATCTCAATTCTTGTATAAGTTGTATCCGCTCATACATGCAGATTCACTTATCAgtatcataaattttttttatctgagTGACTAATTACAATCTCAACTTTTATATCCACTCATACAGTTTTAAATCTaatcaattaaaaaaatcaactcaaactaTCTGATCAGATACAAAACACCAAATAGTAATATTTTTCCAACCCATATGACTTGACTTAACCGAATTCTTTCAACTTTTATACATCCAACTCTataaaatctcttcaaataaccAAACACATCCAAAATTTCTCCACAGAATTGCCACAAAACGAGCAGCAAGCTGCACAGATTCTCCAGTGCCCAATGATCCGTGACCCCCAAAGAGCGTATCGGATTCTCCAGGGCACCCTTCTGCAGGCTACACTGCAGACGCCTCCggagctcaagctccaaagcCGCGTGCCCACGCCCGCAACTGACACTCTGACAGGGACGACCCCACGCATCTAATG
This genomic interval carries:
- the LOC133921197 gene encoding probable pectin methyltransferase QUA2, which codes for MSRPLYRGASGIGGKPAAVDEAHYDPKEPSENGIGACGRGGARKRHLTAAAVKIGVLVLAAAALVGSVAWAGSLYAGRGAAARAAAAAAHRGYRRLQEQLVTDLLDIGELAGGGARAKEAEVCPSEYENYVPCYYNVTDAVDVSDLGGGVVISYERQCTRDGRVACLVAPPRSYRIPVRWPSGRGFIWKDNVRISGQEFSSGSLFKRMMVEEDQISFPSDAHMADGVEDYAHQIAEMIGLRNEFNFNEAGVRTALDIECGFGTFGAHLFERDLLTMCIANYEASGSQVQITLERGIPAMIGSFASKQLPYPYLSFDMVHCAKCNIEWDKNDGIFLVEVDRLLRPDGYFVWTSNLNTHRALRDKENQKKWTTVRDFAEGLCWEMLSQQDETIVWKKTNKRDCYSSRKSGPELCGKSHDPESPYYQPLNPCIAGTRSRRWIPIEHRTTWPSQARQNSTELDIHGVNSEAFAEDTANWDSMVRNYWSLLSPLIFSDHPKRPGDEDPQPPFNMLRNVLDMNAHFGGFNAALLKAGKSVWVMNVVPTNALNYLPLIFDRGFIGVQHDWCEAFPTYPRTYDMVHADGLLSLEKSHKHRCSTLDIFLEVDRILRPEGWVIIRDTAPLIEATRSVVTQLRWDARILDLDIASDEKLLVCQKPFLRK